A single window of Tiliqua scincoides isolate rTilSci1 chromosome 10, rTilSci1.hap2, whole genome shotgun sequence DNA harbors:
- the CNR2 gene encoding cannabinoid receptor 2, which produces MEICKRNETLNASSCGSGAMILECYIVLSSPYQKTFIAALCGLVGSLCVLENFLVLYLIFSSPRIRRKPSYLFLSSLALADMLASMIFTCSFVEFHAFQRINPSKDIFLLKLGGVNASFTASLGSLLLMAADRYICILKPSKYKVLVTSRRALVALVVLWGTTISIAALPLLGWNCCSLGSACSELYPFVDNKYLSSWIALVMVLLVSIFYSYMHVLWKARKHALYMKRHHSQVGQQSTRIRIDIALAKTLVIVLVVLVICWSPALALMTYSVFAELDESVKKAFAFCCTLCLVNSMVNPAIYALRSRELCSSLKDACPCFRRTPRSSDSQPEAESTQKTYPPETICTDTVVLQHAGTDRVGSRR; this is translated from the coding sequence ATGGAGATATGCAAGAGGAACGAAACCCTTAATGCCTCCAGCTGCGGCTCTGGGGCCATGATCTTAGAATGTTACATAGTCCTCAGTTCTCCATATCAGAAGACCTTCATTGCAGCGCTGTGTGGCCTTGTTGGAAGCCTTTGTGTCTTGGAGAACTTCTTGGTGTTGTACCTCATTTTTTCTTCCCCCAGGATCCGTAGGAAACCTTCCTACCTTTTTCTCAGCAGCCTGGCCTTGGCAGATATGCTAGCCAGCATGATATTTACTTGCAGCTTTGTGGAGTTCCACGCTTTTCAGAGGATAAATCCCTCCAAGGATATCTTCCTGCTTAAGCTAGGAGGGGTCAACGCGTCCTTTACAGCTTCCCTCGGCAGTCTGCTGCTGATGGCGGCAGACCGGTACATCTGCATCCTCAAGCCATCAAAGTACAAGGTTCTCGTAACCAGCAGAAGAGCTCTGGTGGCCCTGGTGGTGTTGTGGGGCACCACTATCTCCATTGCTGCCTTACCTCTCCTGGGGTGGAACTGCTGCAGCCTGGGCTCTGCTTGTTCTGAGTTGTATCCCTTTGTTGACAACAAATACCTCTCCAGTTGGATTGCTTTGGTGATGGTCCTTCTGGTGTCCATCTTCTACTCCTACATGCATGTCCTTTGGAAGGCCCGCAAGCATGCCCTGTATATGAAAAGGCACCACAGCCAAGTTGGCCAACAGAGCACAAGAATAAGAATAGACATTGCACTGGCAAAGACCTTGGTGATCGTCTTGGTGGTGCTGGTGATATGCTGGTCACCAGCCTTGGCCCTTATGACCTACAGCGTGTTTGCAGAACTGGATGAGTCTGTGAAGAAGGCATTTGCCTTCTGCTGCACCCTCTGCCTAGTGAACTCCATGGTGAACCCCGCCATCTACGCTCTGCGGAGCAGGGAATTGTGCTCCTCTCTGAAGGATGCCTGCCCCTGCTTCAGAAGGACACCAAGGAGCTCCGACAGCCAGCCAGAAGCGGAGAGCACTCAGAAGACCTATCCACCAGAAACCATTTGCACCGACACTGTTGTCTTGCAACATGCTGGCACAGACAGGGTGGGCTCCAGAAGGTGA